One window from the genome of Salvelinus fontinalis isolate EN_2023a chromosome 3, ASM2944872v1, whole genome shotgun sequence encodes:
- the LOC129840586 gene encoding protein APCDD1-like — translation MSKGNFTRLLRGLWVLWLWQADLVSGSKLWEVPIALFGSFSNHTTSLEWEPQCQYPHLQDGIRITADIPPRLEGSWVSTRCEVRPGPEFLTRSYTFYPSRLFKALQHYYTDSGCEEPAYSLVVRGKLRLRQASWITRGATKTEHHLHKVGIVIHSPGAMHQLATRLPSMCVGLTLGGMVPGRLYELYNARAGRDCLGASGYSMMELGLVRVETQHQPHGGLVQELFLGDVHTDWTQRTYYRPMGYQQPLQNAMHHIHPCPACALLFRASEQRPPVLPHVPAATPLSLDGRWVSQRCEARPAVLFLTRDFTFRPDEHSWEGLYRHYSEPTCSQPTFTLRASGHYAQGGPSAKVAGGTEFVFKVTRVRVTVLEGATARVLNETRRGSCGKAGGWEVGVEQDVTPTDGCTVLGIKLPHKEYELFKTELDHRRRTLLFIGERPTDGSSPDRPQKRPTSYQAALVHCSEEDTPTSQRHTNQLKLAASGTNNLPRLPCFVLVLVSLLWGWYCVF, via the exons CTGATCTTGTGTCGGGTAGTAAGCTCTGGGAGGTACCCATAGCCCTCTTTGGATCTTTCTCCAACCACACGACTAGCCTGGAATGGGAGCCACAGTGTCAGTATCCCCACCTGCAGGACGGCATCAGAATCACAGCCGACATTCCCCCAAGACTGGAGGGTAGCTGGGTGTCAACAAG ATGTGAAGTTCGGCCTGGCCCTGAGTTCCTGACCCGTTCCTACACCTTCTACCCAAGCCGCCTGTTCAAAGCCCTGCAACACTACTACACTGACAGTGGGTGCGAGGAGCCCGCATACTCTCTGGTGGTCCGGGGCAAGCTCCGTCTGCGCCAGGCGTCCTGGATCACCCGGGGTGCCACCAAGACCGAGCACCACCTCCACAAAGTGGGCATTGTCATCCACAGCCCAGGTGCAATGCACCAGCTTGCCACCCGTCTACCCTCCATGTGTGTGGGCCTCACCTTGGGTGGCATGGTGCCCGGGCGCCTGTACGAGCTGTACAACGCCCGGGCAGGGAGGGACTGTCTGGGTGCCTCGGGGTACTCAATGATGGAGTTGGGCTTGGTGAGAGTGGAGACCCAGCATCAGCCCCATGGAGGTCTGGTTCAGGAGCTCTTCCTTGGGGACGTGCACACAGACTGGACCCAGAGGACATACTATCGACCAATGGGCTACCAGCAGCcactgcagaatgctatg CACCACATCCACCCCTGCCCAGCGTGCGCCTTGCTGTTCCGGGCCTCAGAACAGCGCCCCCCCGTGTTACCCCATGTCCCTGCAGCAACGCCTCTGTCCTTGGACGGCCGATGGGTGAGCCAACGCTGCGAAGCCCGGCCCGCCGTCCTCTTCCTCACCCGAGACTTCACCTTCCGCCCAGATGAACATTCCTGGGAAGGCCTCTACCGCCACTACTCGGAACCCACTTGCAGCCAGCCCACCTTCACCCTGCGGGCTTCGGGCCACTATGCCCAGGGAGGCCCCTCAGCCAAAGTGGCGGGAGGGACTGAGTTCGTCTTCAAGGTAACCCGGGTCAGAGTCACCGTTCTGGAAGGGGCCACGGCCAGGGTGCTCAACGAGACCAGGCGGGGCAGCTGCGGGAAGGCGGGGGGGTGGGAGGTGGGAGTGGAGCAGGACGTGACCCCCACGGATGGGTGTACCGTCCTGGGGATCAAGCTGCCGCACAAGGAGTACGAGCTGTTCAAGACGGAGCTGGACCATCGACGGCGCACTCTGCTGTTCATCGGCGAGAGGCCGACGGATGGCTCCAGCCCTGACCGGCCCCAGAAGAGGCCCACGTCTTACCAGGCCGCCCTGGTGCATTGTAGCGAGGAAGACACCCCCACGTCGCAACGCCACACCAACCAGCTCAAGCTAGCAGCTAGTGGAACCAATAACCTACCACGGCTCCCTTGCTTTGTCCTAGTACTGGTCTCTTTACTGTGGGGTTGGTACTGTGTGTTCTAG